One stretch of Leadbetterella byssophila DSM 17132 DNA includes these proteins:
- the murA gene encoding UDP-N-acetylglucosamine 1-carboxyvinyltransferase: protein MGSFKITGGKKLKGEIIPQGAKNEALQILCAVLLTKEPVTIHNIPDIRDVNKLIDLLESMGVKTRKLGPGSVEFTAADVDFSYFESEQYKDKAAQLRGSVMLLGPMLGRFGKGRAPKPGGDKIGRRPLDAHFVGFQKLGATFSYDSDDAFYHVDGDKMRGSYIWMEEISVTGTANVIMAAVVTPGTTTIYNAACEPYLQQLCKMLNRMGAKITGVGSNLLTIEGVHELSGCEHTMLPDMIEIGSFIGLAAMTESEITIKNCRIPELGIIPDVFKKLGIQMEFRGDDIYVPAQKHYQINRLIDGSILTVYDAPWPGFTPDLISIVLVTAIQAKGTVLIHQKMFESRLFFTDKLIDMGAQIILCDPHRATVIGINREYNLRGIRMTSPDIRAGVALLIAALSADGTSIIDNIDQIDRGYQNIDGRLNALGAEIVRI, encoded by the coding sequence ATGGGTTCATTTAAGATAACGGGAGGAAAGAAATTAAAAGGGGAGATCATCCCTCAAGGGGCGAAGAATGAGGCATTACAGATCTTATGTGCTGTTTTGTTGACGAAGGAACCTGTTACTATTCATAACATTCCAGACATTAGAGATGTCAATAAGCTGATAGATCTATTGGAAAGCATGGGGGTGAAAACGCGTAAGTTAGGTCCTGGCTCTGTAGAGTTTACAGCTGCAGATGTGGATTTCTCTTATTTTGAGTCCGAACAATACAAAGACAAAGCTGCCCAACTTAGAGGATCAGTGATGCTCCTTGGTCCTATGTTAGGTAGATTTGGAAAGGGTAGAGCACCGAAACCCGGTGGAGATAAGATAGGTAGAAGACCCTTAGATGCCCATTTTGTAGGGTTTCAAAAACTAGGAGCTACATTTAGTTATGACTCAGATGATGCCTTCTATCATGTAGACGGTGATAAGATGAGGGGCTCATACATTTGGATGGAAGAAATCTCCGTAACAGGAACCGCCAATGTCATCATGGCAGCTGTAGTAACTCCGGGAACTACGACGATCTATAATGCAGCTTGTGAACCTTATCTACAGCAATTATGTAAGATGCTGAACAGAATGGGCGCAAAGATCACCGGAGTGGGATCAAACTTGCTGACCATTGAAGGCGTACATGAATTAAGCGGCTGTGAGCACACTATGCTTCCTGATATGATTGAGATAGGAAGTTTCATAGGCTTAGCAGCCATGACAGAATCTGAGATAACCATAAAGAATTGCAGAATTCCTGAATTAGGGATTATTCCTGATGTCTTTAAGAAATTAGGTATCCAAATGGAATTCAGAGGAGATGATATCTATGTACCTGCTCAAAAGCACTATCAGATCAACCGACTCATAGACGGCTCTATTCTCACCGTGTATGATGCTCCATGGCCTGGATTTACACCGGACTTGATTTCTATAGTTCTAGTTACAGCTATCCAAGCGAAAGGAACTGTTCTAATTCACCAAAAGATGTTTGAATCACGCTTGTTCTTTACGGATAAGTTGATTGACATGGGTGCTCAGATCATACTTTGTGATCCGCATAGAGCTACGGTGATAGGAATTAACCGTGAATATAATTTAAGGGGTATACGTATGACCTCTCCGGATATTCGTGCCGGTGTAGCTCTTTTAATAGCTGCATTATCTGCTGACGGCACCAGTATAATTGACAATATCGACCAAATAGACCGAGGCTATCAGAACATCGACGGACGTCTGAATGCCTTAGGTGCAGAAATAGTTAGAATTTGA
- a CDS encoding DUF4290 domain-containing protein, whose protein sequence is MKEYGSNVQKLVEHIVTIPDKETRTKHAHILVELMRQIHPQMRDGADYSKKLWDDLYIMANFDLDVDSPFPAPPKEILGKKPKQIPYTQSKLKHKFYGRNLELLVLKAMMAETFEERKAFVSYLVKLMKSFYLSWNRDSVETNVCMNQILELSGGKLKPEIDDLLANGMVDEANPKDGPVSFKQRTNFNNRHRNNNNNRNGSQHNKNGQNNNKNRYNNNRRRPQ, encoded by the coding sequence ATGAAAGAATATGGCAGTAATGTTCAGAAACTGGTTGAACATATTGTGACCATACCGGATAAGGAAACGAGAACCAAGCACGCCCATATTTTGGTAGAATTAATGCGCCAGATACATCCTCAGATGAGAGATGGTGCAGATTATAGCAAGAAACTGTGGGATGACTTATATATCATGGCTAATTTTGACCTTGATGTAGATAGTCCATTCCCTGCTCCTCCTAAAGAGATTTTGGGTAAGAAACCTAAGCAAATCCCTTATACTCAAAGTAAGTTAAAGCATAAATTTTACGGAAGAAATCTGGAACTATTGGTTTTAAAAGCCATGATGGCGGAAACCTTTGAGGAGAGAAAGGCTTTTGTGTCTTACCTGGTGAAATTGATGAAGTCGTTCTATTTGAGCTGGAACAGAGACTCCGTAGAGACGAATGTATGTATGAACCAAATCTTAGAGCTTTCGGGCGGAAAACTTAAGCCAGAGATTGATGATTTGTTGGCAAACGGAATGGTAGATGAGGCCAATCCAAAAGACGGTCCTGTGTCATTCAAACAAAGAACGAATTTCAACAATCGTCACCGAAACAACAACAACAATAGAAACGGTTCTCAGCACAATAAGAACGGACAAAATAACAACAAGAACAGATACAATAATAACCGCAGAAGACCGCAGTGA
- a CDS encoding glycoside hydrolase family 10 protein codes for MKFKGLLSLTFLFLHSSFKSSEPAPIPKREFRGVWIASVANIDWPSQKGLSSSRQQEEIKNILDNHQKLGINAVFVQVRAASDAFYAISPEPWSEWLTGTQGKAPSPYYDPLNFMIEHAHERNMEFHAWLNLNRGTHSSAKSIASDHITKTRPEWFLHYSGYKVYNFGLPEVRKYIVDVVVNLVKNYDVDGIHFDDYFYPYPSPGHKINDVYTYKKYGYAFTRIEDWRRDNVNRLIRDISEAIKKEKPQVKFGISPFAVWRSKDRDPEGSRTSGALSSYDDLYADSRLWAREGWVDYTLPQVYFSFSHKTVPYLPMVEWWVKNKGKGHLYVGIGSYRIGENQKDWAGAGQVMQQVRKNTALEGVSGSVFYSSKSLMPTSHRLNDSLKRYYRYPALPPVMDWKPADPLPRPEISELTRTGSGTVKISWKIPVEYEEYVRSFVIYRYKRGDKRTLDDPRNILAVVRNKQEKVYWDEQADSEQAYEYAITALGRLWNEGRPSKLHKLL; via the coding sequence ATGAAATTTAAAGGATTGCTGAGTCTCACTTTCCTCTTTTTACACAGTTCATTTAAGTCATCTGAGCCAGCTCCTATTCCTAAGAGAGAATTCCGAGGTGTTTGGATAGCATCCGTAGCTAATATCGACTGGCCTTCACAAAAGGGTTTGAGTTCTTCCAGACAACAAGAAGAGATCAAAAATATCCTGGATAATCATCAAAAATTAGGTATCAATGCCGTTTTTGTGCAAGTGAGAGCAGCTTCTGATGCCTTTTACGCTATCAGTCCTGAACCCTGGTCTGAATGGTTAACCGGGACACAAGGAAAAGCGCCCTCGCCTTACTATGATCCTCTGAATTTCATGATAGAACATGCGCATGAAAGGAATATGGAGTTTCATGCCTGGCTTAATCTCAATAGGGGTACACATTCTTCTGCAAAGTCAATAGCATCAGATCATATCACAAAGACGCGCCCGGAATGGTTCCTACATTATAGCGGCTATAAAGTGTATAACTTCGGACTTCCCGAAGTGAGAAAGTACATAGTGGATGTGGTGGTGAACTTGGTGAAGAATTACGATGTGGACGGAATTCATTTTGATGACTATTTTTATCCATACCCTAGTCCTGGACATAAGATAAATGATGTATATACGTATAAAAAGTACGGGTATGCCTTTACTCGAATCGAAGACTGGAGGAGGGATAATGTGAACCGACTGATACGCGATATTTCTGAAGCGATCAAGAAAGAGAAGCCACAGGTCAAGTTTGGGATCAGTCCTTTTGCTGTTTGGAGAAGCAAAGACAGAGATCCCGAAGGATCCAGAACAAGCGGAGCTTTAAGTTCCTATGATGATCTCTATGCGGATTCCAGGTTGTGGGCAAGGGAAGGATGGGTAGATTATACCTTACCTCAAGTGTATTTTTCTTTCTCGCACAAAACAGTGCCTTACCTTCCTATGGTAGAATGGTGGGTTAAAAACAAAGGGAAAGGGCATTTATATGTAGGAATTGGTAGTTACAGAATAGGTGAGAACCAAAAGGACTGGGCTGGTGCCGGGCAGGTGATGCAGCAAGTCAGAAAGAATACAGCGCTAGAAGGAGTTAGCGGTTCTGTATTTTATAGTTCCAAATCCTTGATGCCTACCTCCCATAGATTGAATGATTCGCTCAAGAGATATTACAGATACCCTGCACTCCCACCTGTGATGGATTGGAAGCCGGCAGATCCCCTTCCCAGACCAGAGATTTCAGAACTTACAAGAACGGGTAGCGGAACGGTAAAAATATCCTGGAAGATTCCCGTGGAATATGAAGAATATGTAAGGAGTTTTGTTATCTACCGGTACAAACGAGGAGATAAGAGGACCTTAGATGATCCAAGAAATATTTTGGCCGTGGTTAGGAATAAGCAAGAGAAAGTCTATTGGGACGAGCAGGCAGATAGTGAGCAGGCTTACGAGTACGCTATAACGGCTCTGGGTAGGCTTTGGAACGAAGGCAGGCCAAGTAAACTGCATAAATTGTTATAA
- a CDS encoding hydroxypyruvate isomerase family protein, which translates to MKSTRRKALKSMLGTAALGLTIGEACATPNTALKGNIKHSVSRWCFDAIPLEKLCQEVVKMGIQSIELQGPKEWPILKKYGLTCAMPQGAGLGIERGFNDPSLHDELIKSYEAIFPLLKEAGLDKIICFSGNRRGISDEQGIQNCALGLKKLMPSAEKYGITMVMELLNSKVNHKDYQCDSTEWGVKLCQAVGSENFKLLYDIYHMQIMEGDVIATIRKHHKYIAHYHTAGVPGRNEIDETQELYYPAIVRAIIETGYKGFLGQEFVPKGTDPLVSLKQAIDICDV; encoded by the coding sequence ATGAAATCAACGCGTAGAAAGGCATTAAAAAGTATGTTAGGAACTGCCGCTTTAGGTTTAACCATAGGAGAAGCCTGTGCTACTCCTAACACAGCATTAAAAGGAAACATTAAACACTCGGTTTCTAGATGGTGTTTTGACGCAATCCCCTTAGAAAAACTCTGCCAAGAAGTGGTAAAAATGGGGATTCAGTCCATTGAATTACAAGGTCCAAAGGAATGGCCTATCCTGAAAAAATACGGATTAACCTGTGCCATGCCTCAGGGGGCCGGCTTAGGCATTGAGAGGGGTTTTAATGATCCTTCCCTGCATGATGAGCTGATCAAGAGTTATGAAGCCATCTTCCCTTTACTAAAGGAAGCCGGACTTGATAAGATCATCTGTTTTTCCGGAAATAGAAGAGGAATTTCAGATGAACAGGGAATCCAAAATTGTGCCTTGGGTCTCAAAAAATTAATGCCTTCGGCTGAGAAGTATGGCATTACCATGGTCATGGAATTATTAAACAGCAAAGTAAATCATAAAGATTACCAATGTGATTCCACGGAATGGGGAGTTAAACTTTGTCAAGCAGTAGGATCAGAAAACTTCAAACTACTTTATGACATCTACCACATGCAAATCATGGAAGGGGATGTAATAGCCACCATCAGAAAGCACCACAAGTATATAGCCCACTACCATACAGCCGGTGTACCTGGAAGAAATGAGATTGATGAAACTCAGGAATTGTATTATCCGGCCATAGTCAGAGCTATCATTGAGACAGGATATAAAGGATTCTTAGGTCAAGAATTTGTGCCAAAAGGGACGGATCCTTTGGTCTCTCTGAAACAAGCTATAGATATTTGCGACGTATAA
- a CDS encoding TonB-dependent receptor plug domain-containing protein — translation MKFYIFLTIYFFTYLNIFAQKDTVQLEVVTVSATLLRNEIKNTARNISIIDRKTLESAPVKTLDGILQYALNVDVRSRSAFGVQADISIRGGHYDQTLILLDGVKVNDPQTGHHALNLPVPFSMIEKIEVLQGGASRVFGPSAFSGVINIITKKPAKSEGEIQLGAGQFHTWQSALYGTWVKDKWNVGAGLDLVKSEGFQAATDYKKHSLNVNAERSWTKGTIQLLYGQMSNDFGASNFYHPKFFNQYEEVSSHLANLAWKQRYSDKWQSTFLANYRLHYDMFDFDNYRNTDKINLLNVHRSDVWDIEWKFNYKNHTAFGLEWRKEGILSNRIGDPLDQPRKEAKDWSDLTYTHQKSRDNLSLFFERKFVWQNFNLNVGTLGSYNSKFGFSLFPGLDLGYALDNTSRIYYTVNRSLRFPTFTELYLKNNTVTGDPNLLPEKAWTQELGFKKQSHGSLSQVSLFYTHTEDAIDKVKRPGITVPLMENMDYLNRWGIELAQKWNFSKNPIRLKQFSLNYAWIHADKKEEGYQSFYTLNYLKHKATLGTLFEPLPSWNLSLWYTFKDRAGQYSWDDASAPIDYASFGLLDFRTSYKIQKFEIRLDLNNLLNKEYFEYGFVKQPPRTITGTIVYGF, via the coding sequence ATGAAATTCTATATTTTTTTAACTATATACTTTTTTACATATCTAAATATTTTTGCACAAAAGGATACCGTGCAACTAGAAGTGGTAACCGTTTCAGCTACCTTATTACGAAATGAAATCAAAAACACAGCTAGAAACATCAGCATAATCGACCGAAAAACGCTGGAAAGTGCACCTGTAAAGACCCTAGACGGCATTCTACAGTATGCATTAAACGTTGACGTTCGCTCCCGCTCTGCTTTTGGTGTTCAAGCTGACATCAGCATTCGTGGTGGACATTATGACCAAACCCTCATCCTATTAGATGGAGTAAAAGTGAATGATCCTCAAACAGGACACCATGCTTTAAATCTCCCTGTACCTTTTTCCATGATAGAAAAGATTGAGGTTTTACAAGGAGGAGCTTCCCGGGTCTTCGGCCCATCTGCTTTCTCCGGTGTAATCAATATCATCACCAAAAAGCCGGCTAAGTCAGAAGGAGAGATCCAATTGGGCGCCGGCCAGTTCCACACCTGGCAGTCGGCCTTATACGGCACTTGGGTAAAAGACAAATGGAACGTAGGCGCAGGGCTGGATTTGGTAAAGAGTGAAGGTTTCCAAGCTGCCACCGACTATAAAAAACATAGTTTAAATGTAAATGCAGAAAGAAGTTGGACCAAAGGAACCATACAGCTTTTATACGGACAAATGAGCAATGACTTTGGGGCATCTAATTTCTACCACCCAAAGTTCTTTAACCAATACGAAGAGGTATCTTCTCATCTGGCTAATCTGGCCTGGAAGCAGAGATATTCGGACAAATGGCAATCTACCTTCCTAGCAAACTACCGCCTGCATTATGATATGTTTGACTTCGATAATTATAGAAACACAGACAAAATAAATCTTCTCAATGTACATAGATCTGATGTCTGGGACATAGAATGGAAGTTTAATTACAAAAATCACACGGCATTTGGTTTAGAATGGAGAAAGGAAGGTATACTTTCAAACAGAATAGGAGATCCCCTTGATCAGCCAAGAAAAGAAGCAAAAGATTGGTCGGACCTAACTTACACTCATCAAAAGAGCAGAGATAATCTCAGCCTGTTCTTTGAACGTAAATTTGTATGGCAGAATTTCAATCTGAATGTAGGAACTTTGGGCAGTTATAATTCCAAGTTTGGATTCTCCCTATTCCCCGGCTTAGATCTTGGTTATGCTTTAGATAACACTTCCCGCATTTATTACACGGTCAATAGGTCGCTTCGATTCCCTACCTTTACGGAATTATATCTCAAAAATAACACCGTTACTGGTGACCCTAACCTACTCCCGGAAAAGGCTTGGACTCAGGAGCTGGGATTCAAAAAGCAGTCGCATGGTTCCCTTTCTCAAGTTTCTCTATTCTATACGCATACAGAAGATGCCATAGATAAGGTCAAGCGACCAGGCATTACGGTACCACTAATGGAAAACATGGATTATCTGAACCGCTGGGGCATAGAACTGGCCCAAAAATGGAATTTCAGTAAAAACCCTATTCGCCTCAAACAATTTAGCCTGAATTATGCCTGGATTCACGCCGATAAAAAAGAAGAAGGTTATCAATCCTTCTATACCTTAAACTACCTGAAGCACAAAGCCACCTTAGGAACCTTGTTTGAACCTCTACCTTCATGGAACCTCAGCCTATGGTATACCTTTAAGGATAGAGCCGGACAATACTCCTGGGATGATGCATCCGCTCCTATAGATTACGCATCCTTTGGACTTTTGGACTTTAGAACTTCCTATAAAATTCAAAAGTTTGAAATCAGGTTAGACCTGAATAATCTTCTGAACAAGGAATACTTTGAATATGGCTTTGTCAAACAGCCTCCTCGTACCATAACGGGCACTATAGTATACGGCTTTTAA
- a CDS encoding c-type cytochrome codes for MNHYLKIAAGFLTLLTAASETPIQIQEDFKVEKLYSPSEAGLGSWVSMTFDPQGRLITSDQFGGLYRLRLESPIQVEKLSIPGDTLGFGAAQGMVFHKDVLYLLVNYNGKDQHKSGLYKLEDLNKDDTFETLTLIKGLKGEGEHGPHSLVLDPAEEHLYLIAGNHTDLPKMDEYLLSPTWKHDNLYPFLKDPRGHATDRKEPGGWIAKVELASGKWTLVAAGFRNAFDLAFNEDGELFAYDSDMEWDLGMPWYRSTRLCHVINGSEFGWRTGSGKWPEYHVDQVAPLLHMGQGSPTNLISLKNAAFPEDYKNTLLAFDWSFGIIYSIHLKRERESYQAEKKEFLSGIPLPLTDGVIGPDGALYFLTGGRKLQSNLYKVSYVGNKPKIKPSETLHPFALRRKLESLPKDLDQIWPYLDHEEAQIKYAARMALEHISPEKWETKVLSEPSFSKRIIGLMALCRAKEKVNKAGLERSLLEIPVNTLTLQQRLEYWRVWEIYISRHGQPIQITAFHQFLPFPNQDDSENRQVAKLMVATQHPQAVSRLLPYLEQNQENVQYASAEHLILRNPNYGIDLARLLEKLPPENQMFYAILLSEQKVGWTPKLEETYFKWYKKAFQYRGGLSYVGFLDNARKNALNRVTRKTFLHQLSGGDDLNPSGNDLITAPEGPGRSWKTEDATALFKDGWGIRDFSKGQNLYKATLCDKCHTLQGEGGNIGPDLTRLGTRFDIKGIVEAIIEPNLSISDQYAATHLQLKNGETRVGKIINEDAQYISLSQNPFTPTITMKIPKKDVVSRQISTVSMMLPGLINGLNEEEVRDLVAFLMAGGDPNHSVYQP; via the coding sequence ATGAATCATTATTTAAAAATAGCTGCAGGATTCCTGACCCTCCTGACGGCTGCTTCAGAAACCCCTATCCAGATACAGGAGGATTTTAAAGTAGAAAAACTCTATTCCCCCTCAGAAGCAGGACTAGGCTCCTGGGTTTCCATGACCTTTGACCCGCAGGGAAGACTAATCACTTCAGATCAGTTTGGAGGGCTGTATCGTCTCCGCCTAGAAAGCCCCATCCAAGTGGAAAAACTGAGTATTCCGGGGGACACACTAGGTTTCGGGGCCGCCCAAGGCATGGTCTTCCACAAAGACGTCTTATATCTTTTGGTCAATTATAATGGAAAAGATCAACACAAGAGTGGACTGTACAAATTAGAAGACCTGAACAAAGATGACACCTTTGAAACCTTAACTCTCATCAAAGGCCTAAAAGGAGAAGGGGAACATGGCCCTCATAGCCTGGTTTTAGACCCCGCAGAAGAACACCTATACCTCATCGCCGGAAATCATACGGACCTACCGAAAATGGACGAGTACCTCCTTTCTCCTACTTGGAAACACGATAACCTATACCCTTTCCTCAAAGATCCTAGAGGGCATGCTACAGACCGCAAAGAACCCGGAGGGTGGATTGCGAAAGTTGAACTAGCCTCCGGTAAGTGGACTCTGGTAGCCGCAGGATTCAGAAATGCCTTTGATTTGGCCTTTAACGAAGACGGAGAACTCTTTGCTTACGACTCTGATATGGAATGGGATTTAGGCATGCCTTGGTACAGGTCCACTCGCCTTTGTCACGTCATTAATGGAAGCGAGTTCGGTTGGAGAACCGGTTCTGGAAAATGGCCAGAATACCACGTGGATCAGGTGGCACCATTACTTCACATGGGACAAGGATCCCCCACAAACCTCATCTCTTTAAAGAACGCCGCCTTCCCCGAAGATTATAAGAATACCTTACTAGCCTTTGATTGGAGCTTTGGCATCATATATTCTATACATCTAAAAAGAGAAAGGGAGTCTTATCAGGCTGAAAAGAAAGAATTTTTAAGTGGTATTCCTTTACCCCTGACTGACGGTGTAATTGGGCCTGACGGTGCGCTTTATTTCTTAACCGGGGGACGTAAGTTGCAATCTAATCTGTACAAGGTTTCTTATGTGGGTAATAAGCCCAAAATCAAGCCCAGCGAAACGCTCCATCCTTTTGCTCTTAGAAGAAAGCTTGAAAGCCTCCCTAAAGACTTAGATCAAATATGGCCTTATCTGGATCATGAGGAAGCTCAGATCAAGTATGCAGCCAGAATGGCTTTAGAGCACATTTCTCCTGAAAAATGGGAGACAAAAGTCCTTTCAGAACCCTCCTTTTCCAAAAGAATTATAGGCTTAATGGCTTTATGCCGGGCAAAAGAGAAAGTAAATAAAGCAGGGCTAGAAAGGTCTCTGTTAGAAATACCTGTCAACACACTTACACTTCAGCAAAGACTGGAATACTGGCGGGTTTGGGAAATCTATATCTCTCGCCACGGTCAGCCCATTCAAATAACGGCATTCCATCAATTCTTACCCTTCCCTAATCAAGATGATTCGGAGAATAGACAAGTAGCCAAGTTAATGGTAGCCACTCAGCATCCCCAAGCGGTTAGCAGACTCTTACCCTACTTGGAGCAGAATCAGGAAAATGTGCAGTATGCCTCCGCTGAACATTTGATCCTTAGAAATCCCAATTATGGCATAGACCTAGCCAGGCTACTTGAAAAACTACCTCCTGAAAATCAAATGTTCTATGCTATACTCTTATCTGAACAAAAAGTAGGATGGACTCCAAAGTTAGAGGAAACTTACTTCAAGTGGTATAAAAAGGCATTCCAATACAGAGGAGGTCTTAGCTATGTAGGCTTTTTGGACAATGCACGTAAAAATGCATTAAACAGAGTCACTCGCAAAACCTTTCTGCATCAACTTTCAGGAGGAGATGACCTGAATCCAAGCGGGAATGATCTGATCACTGCCCCGGAAGGACCAGGGAGAAGTTGGAAAACTGAAGATGCCACCGCCTTATTTAAAGACGGCTGGGGCATAAGAGATTTTTCTAAAGGCCAAAACCTGTACAAAGCTACTCTTTGCGACAAATGCCATACTCTACAAGGAGAGGGCGGTAATATTGGTCCGGATCTCACCCGCTTAGGAACCAGGTTTGATATCAAGGGGATAGTAGAAGCTATTATAGAGCCTAACCTTTCCATATCAGATCAATACGCTGCCACACACCTCCAACTGAAAAATGGAGAAACCCGGGTAGGGAAAATCATAAACGAAGATGCACAGTACATTAGCTTGTCGCAAAACCCCTTCACGCCTACTATTACTATGAAAATACCCAAAAAAGACGTAGTTTCAAGGCAAATTTCAACGGTATCCATGATGTTACCCGGCTTGATCAATGGTTTAAATGAGGAGGAAGTAAGAGACCTTGTAGCATTTCTCATGGCCGGTGGAGATCCTAATCATTCCGTTTACCAACCATAA
- a CDS encoding Gfo/Idh/MocA family oxidoreductase, translating into MLSRRKFLASTALTSATIAATSARSYSNILGANGKVNIAHIGIGNRGEQIINDFDKTGLVNVVALCDVDMGAPHTQKIMNKFPKAKRFQDFRQLLDKAGKEFDAVTVATPDFSHFPIVMACMQAGKHVYVEKPMSRTFLEAELMMQMARKNPHLVTQVGNQGHSEGNYFQFKTWFEAGIIKDVTAVTAHMNMGRRWHKLDPKMKTWPAPQPVPSTLDWDTWHTTAMPKPYNDLYHNGEWRCWFDYGMGALGDWGAHLIDTVHEFLDLGLPYEINPLYLEDHNDFFFPMSSTLLFKFGARKGMPPVDITWYDGLKNLPPLPKGFGGAVGAADVPATNQGQVQTTLSPGKIIYTKDLIFKGGSHGSTLSIIPEEVAKEMAPKLPEVPKSPSNHFANFILAIQGKEKTRSPFEINGVLSQVFSLGVLAQKLNTPLYFDAVTKTITNNKFANAYLTGAPPRKEWEQYYKV; encoded by the coding sequence ATGCTCTCAAGACGTAAATTTTTGGCTTCCACAGCCTTGACTTCAGCCACTATTGCGGCCACTTCAGCTCGTAGTTACTCCAATATTTTGGGTGCTAACGGGAAAGTGAACATAGCTCATATTGGTATTGGAAACCGTGGGGAACAGATCATCAATGATTTTGATAAAACTGGTCTTGTGAATGTAGTGGCCCTGTGTGATGTAGATATGGGAGCTCCGCATACACAGAAAATCATGAACAAGTTTCCAAAGGCTAAGAGATTCCAGGATTTTCGTCAACTCTTAGATAAAGCTGGAAAGGAATTTGACGCCGTGACTGTTGCTACACCTGACTTTTCGCATTTTCCCATTGTCATGGCATGTATGCAAGCCGGGAAACACGTGTATGTAGAAAAGCCTATGTCACGTACCTTTCTCGAAGCTGAGCTCATGATGCAGATGGCTAGAAAGAATCCTCATCTTGTAACGCAAGTGGGTAACCAAGGCCACTCAGAAGGGAATTATTTCCAGTTCAAAACCTGGTTTGAAGCAGGAATAATCAAAGATGTCACTGCTGTCACGGCACACATGAACATGGGGCGCCGTTGGCATAAGTTGGATCCTAAAATGAAGACCTGGCCGGCTCCGCAACCTGTCCCTTCCACCCTTGATTGGGATACTTGGCACACTACAGCTATGCCTAAGCCTTATAACGACCTATACCACAATGGAGAATGGAGATGCTGGTTTGATTATGGTATGGGAGCCCTTGGCGACTGGGGAGCGCACCTAATTGATACCGTACATGAATTCCTAGATCTAGGACTTCCGTATGAGATTAATCCATTATATCTAGAAGATCACAATGACTTCTTCTTCCCAATGTCCTCTACCCTATTGTTTAAATTTGGTGCTAGAAAGGGAATGCCACCGGTAGATATCACCTGGTACGATGGTTTGAAGAACCTTCCACCGCTTCCAAAAGGATTCGGAGGTGCAGTAGGCGCTGCTGATGTGCCTGCCACTAATCAGGGTCAGGTTCAGACCACTCTAAGTCCGGGTAAGATTATTTATACTAAGGATCTAATCTTCAAAGGCGGTAGTCACGGATCTACCTTGAGCATTATCCCTGAAGAAGTGGCGAAAGAAATGGCTCCTAAATTGCCGGAAGTGCCAAAGAGTCCATCTAATCACTTCGCGAACTTTATCCTAGCCATTCAAGGGAAAGAAAAGACAAGAAGTCCATTCGAAATCAATGGCGTGCTTTCTCAAGTGTTTAGCTTAGGGGTATTAGCACAGAAATTAAATACCCCATTGTATTTTGATGCGGTGACGAAGACGATCACAAATAACAAGTTTGCTAACGCTTACCTTACTGGGGCACCTCCTAGAAAAGAATGGGAACAATACTATAAAGTATAA